The following coding sequences are from one Deinococcus arcticus window:
- a CDS encoding alpha/beta hydrolase, which produces MQSQIWTVPGAPVEGYVWPAQTARGAVLLAHGFGEYAGRYVARYHALIPTLVGAGFTVYAYDQRGHGRSGGRRAVVDLFQLVEDHFKAREALRGLSAPLFLLGHSMGGLVTAASVARDPRGVAGVVLTSPALLVGENERPWLKRLAPVVARVAPGLKTAALPTGGLSRLPDEVAAYEADETMYHGAVPALTGASMLRLSQSLWPHYPRWQVPTLVLHGSEDQLTDPRGSQRFIQALGAQDKTLHHEPGGYHELLNDEPREDIRRLIVAWLQARTGEGQG; this is translated from the coding sequence ATGCAAAGTCAGATCTGGACGGTGCCCGGAGCGCCGGTGGAGGGCTACGTGTGGCCGGCCCAGACGGCGCGCGGCGCGGTGCTGCTGGCGCACGGCTTCGGGGAATACGCCGGGCGCTACGTGGCGCGCTACCACGCCCTGATTCCCACGCTGGTGGGGGCCGGGTTCACGGTCTATGCCTACGACCAGCGCGGTCATGGGCGTTCGGGTGGGCGCCGGGCGGTGGTGGACCTGTTTCAGCTCGTCGAGGATCACTTCAAGGCCAGAGAAGCCCTGCGCGGCCTGTCAGCGCCGCTGTTCTTGCTGGGGCACTCCATGGGCGGGCTGGTGACGGCCGCCAGCGTGGCGCGTGATCCGCGTGGGGTGGCCGGCGTGGTGCTCACCAGCCCCGCGCTGCTGGTGGGCGAGAACGAGCGGCCCTGGCTCAAGCGGCTGGCGCCCGTGGTGGCGCGCGTGGCCCCGGGCCTGAAAACCGCCGCGCTGCCCACGGGCGGCCTGTCGCGCCTGCCCGACGAGGTGGCCGCCTACGAGGCCGACGAAACGATGTACCACGGCGCCGTGCCCGCCCTGACCGGCGCGAGCATGCTGCGCCTGAGCCAGAGCCTGTGGCCGCACTACCCGCGCTGGCAGGTCCCCACCCTGGTGCTACACGGCAGCGAGGATCAGCTCACCGATCCACGCGGCAGTCAGCGCTTCATTCAGGCCCTGGGTGCCCAGGACAAGACCCTGCACCACGAGCCGGGCGGCTACCACGAACTGCTCAACGATGAACCCCGTGAAGACATCCGGCGCCTGATCGTGGCGTGGCTGCAGGCGCGCACCGGAGAGGGGCAGGGCTGA
- a CDS encoding S9 family peptidase — protein sequence MPTPPRAPRKLHLHTLHGHERPDSYHWLRSQGKADPEVLAYLQAENDHLAGVMAPLRAEQQAIYQELLSHVQERDEQPEVVRGAHAYFTRTETGQAHPLYLRRPLAGGEPQLLLDLNVLKAEEGLDNVWVYATAPSPDGRFWAYLLDTTGQEVFELRVLDTETGGLAQPPLRGLNGWVPAWSADGRALHYATDDATQRSYRLWRHQLGQPQTSDTLLFQEDDPTFRVGAWVSENGQTLLICSASTRAQEWWALSAHDTQGQPTRLLARERGTEVPVLTDGGDHWLALTNHGGAEEFKLVRWSRRADGAPLAWADAADVLPYDEGRHLQSGCLFQGHLLLAGREDGFTALWVLPRQGGGYGPAQRVPFPEASVTVGIGPNYVYDSAVARITYTSLTRPLEHLNLNLKTLETTLVKAAPVPNYDPALYVSEQVWATAPGGERIPVSLLRRRDTPLPAPTLLYGYGSYGLSVNPTFVAGRLPLVDRGWVWAIAHIRGGSERGRRWYDGGRLGQKMNTFTDFIAAGEALRAQGVSRELVAMGRSAGGLLMGSVVNLRPDLWTAALVGVPFVDVLSTMLDDTIPLTTAEYDEWGNPNRPEDYAVMAAYSPYDNLKAARYPHLFVSTGLNDPRVAYWEPAKYAARVRDLAAPDSGTVVLKTIMGAGHGGSSSRYEALNELAEEYAFVLAAVAGQLPATAASVHPGEGLQGGEARAHPSRA from the coding sequence ATGCCCACCCCGCCGCGCGCGCCCCGCAAGCTCCACCTGCACACCCTCCACGGCCACGAGCGCCCGGACAGCTACCACTGGCTCAGGAGCCAGGGCAAGGCCGACCCCGAGGTGCTGGCGTATCTGCAGGCGGAAAACGACCACCTGGCCGGGGTGATGGCGCCGCTGCGCGCCGAGCAGCAGGCGATTTACCAGGAACTGCTCTCGCACGTGCAGGAGCGCGACGAGCAGCCGGAGGTGGTGCGCGGGGCCCACGCCTACTTCACCCGCACGGAAACGGGGCAGGCGCACCCCCTGTATCTGCGCCGGCCCCTGGCGGGCGGCGAGCCCCAGCTGCTGCTGGACCTGAACGTCCTGAAAGCCGAAGAGGGCCTGGACAATGTCTGGGTGTATGCCACGGCGCCCAGCCCCGACGGCCGTTTCTGGGCTTACCTGCTGGACACCACCGGCCAGGAGGTCTTCGAGCTGCGGGTGCTGGACACCGAGACCGGCGGGCTGGCCCAGCCCCCCCTGCGCGGCCTGAACGGCTGGGTGCCGGCCTGGAGCGCCGACGGCCGCGCGCTGCACTACGCCACCGACGACGCCACCCAGCGCTCGTATCGCCTCTGGCGCCACCAGCTGGGCCAGCCGCAGACCAGCGACACCCTGCTGTTTCAGGAAGACGACCCCACCTTCCGGGTGGGTGCCTGGGTGAGCGAGAACGGCCAGACCCTGCTGATTTGCAGCGCCAGCACCCGCGCCCAGGAGTGGTGGGCCCTGTCCGCCCACGACACCCAGGGCCAGCCCACGCGGCTGCTGGCCCGCGAACGCGGGACCGAGGTGCCGGTCCTGACTGACGGGGGCGACCACTGGCTGGCCCTGACCAACCACGGCGGCGCCGAGGAATTCAAGCTGGTGCGCTGGTCCAGGCGGGCGGACGGCGCCCCCCTGGCCTGGGCCGACGCGGCCGACGTGCTGCCCTACGACGAGGGGCGCCACCTGCAAAGTGGCTGTCTGTTCCAGGGGCACCTGCTGCTGGCCGGGCGCGAGGACGGCTTTACCGCACTGTGGGTGTTGCCCCGTCAGGGAGGCGGCTATGGCCCCGCCCAGCGCGTGCCCTTTCCCGAGGCCAGCGTAACCGTGGGCATCGGCCCGAACTACGTCTATGACAGCGCGGTGGCCCGCATCACCTACACCAGCCTGACCCGGCCCCTGGAACACCTGAACCTGAACCTGAAAACGCTCGAAACCACCCTGGTCAAGGCCGCGCCAGTGCCGAACTACGACCCGGCCCTGTACGTCAGCGAACAGGTGTGGGCCACGGCGCCCGGCGGCGAGCGCATTCCAGTCAGCCTCCTGCGCCGCCGGGACACGCCGCTGCCCGCGCCCACGCTGCTGTACGGCTACGGCAGCTACGGCCTGAGTGTCAACCCCACCTTCGTGGCGGGCCGGTTGCCGCTGGTGGACCGGGGCTGGGTGTGGGCCATTGCCCACATCCGGGGCGGCTCGGAGCGGGGCCGGCGCTGGTACGACGGGGGCCGCCTGGGGCAGAAGATGAACACGTTTACCGACTTCATCGCGGCGGGCGAGGCGCTGCGGGCGCAGGGCGTTTCGCGCGAACTGGTCGCCATGGGCCGCAGCGCCGGCGGCCTGCTGATGGGCAGCGTGGTGAATCTGCGCCCGGACCTGTGGACGGCGGCCTTGGTGGGCGTGCCGTTCGTGGACGTGCTGAGCACCATGCTGGACGACACCATTCCCCTCACCACCGCCGAATACGACGAGTGGGGCAACCCGAACCGCCCGGAGGACTACGCCGTCATGGCGGCCTACAGCCCCTACGACAACCTGAAAGCGGCGCGCTATCCCCACCTGTTTGTCAGTACCGGCCTGAACGACCCACGCGTGGCCTACTGGGAGCCGGCCAAGTACGCCGCGCGCGTGCGCGACCTCGCGGCGCCGGACAGCGGCACGGTGGTCCTGAAAACCATCATGGGCGCGGGCCACGGGGGCTCCAGCAGCCGGTACGAGGCCCTGAACGAACTGGCCGAGGAATACGCCTTTGTGCTGGCGGCAGTGGCCGGCCAGTTGCCGGCAACGGCTGCGTCAGTCCACCCCGGTGAGGGGTTGCAGGGTGGTGAGGCGCGCGCCCACCCCAGCCGGGCTTAG
- a CDS encoding OsmC family protein gives MADIARKASAHWEGDLRSGKGTVSTGSGVLEGAQYSFGTRFENGKGTNPEELLAAAHAGCFTMQLSALLANHGHTVEALDTQATCEMVKDGPGFKVSTMRLTVRGKISGSDQADFEAHVRDAAEKCPLSSVMAGNVEIVHEAILE, from the coding sequence ATGGCAGATATTGCACGGAAGGCTTCGGCCCACTGGGAAGGCGACCTGAGAAGCGGCAAGGGCACGGTCAGCACCGGCAGCGGCGTGCTCGAAGGCGCCCAGTACTCGTTTGGCACCCGCTTCGAGAACGGCAAGGGCACCAACCCCGAGGAGCTGCTGGCCGCCGCCCACGCAGGCTGCTTCACCATGCAGCTCTCGGCGCTGCTGGCCAACCACGGCCACACGGTTGAAGCGCTGGACACCCAGGCCACCTGCGAGATGGTCAAGGACGGCCCCGGGTTCAAGGTGAGCACCATGCGCCTGACAGTGCGCGGCAAGATCAGCGGCAGCGATCAGGCGGATTTCGAGGCCCACGTGCGCGACGCTGCCGAGAAATGCCCCCTGAGCAGCGTGATGGCCGGCAACGTGGAGATCGTTCACGAGGCGATTCTGGAATAA